A genome region from Nocardia sp. NBC_00565 includes the following:
- a CDS encoding ABC1 kinase family protein produces MAKQVPTSRLARGTKLGAVAASSVIRTQRTRLSMRGRSEAVRAKMAEESMIRTTEQVVMVLGTMKGIAMKLGQMMSVLDLDLVPENHRERFQKRLAVLRNAAPTVAFDGMRQVIEEDFGQPLDAVFAEFEPEPIAAASIGQVYLGRLHDGRRVAVKVQYPGIDAAVRADLKNLAMFRRVLQSAMPWVTPAVLDELRLNMESELDYHAEADTQLQIAELYAGHPFIMVPRSLPELSTTRVLVSEYVAGKGFEEIRQLPVAERDRIGEIIYRFYVGSLFAFNEFCGDPHPGNVLLADDGRVGFLDFGLFNRMDPEHVRFETICLRAAAEDRAEDLRQLMIERGVIDSPDEIGAEECLEYVLAASEWCLTDEELTITPELASGAFLLAVDPRASEFAGMKQQNLPPEHLFSRRADFLTFGMLGQLECTANWHKIAREWLYDEPPVTELGKTHREWLVQRPPTPTKRPRTRAKKPAARGSSAK; encoded by the coding sequence ATGGCGAAGCAAGTGCCGACTTCTCGGCTTGCGCGTGGCACCAAACTGGGTGCGGTGGCAGCCAGTTCGGTGATCCGGACCCAGCGCACGCGGCTATCGATGCGGGGCAGGTCGGAGGCCGTGCGCGCGAAGATGGCCGAGGAATCGATGATCCGCACCACCGAGCAGGTGGTCATGGTCCTCGGGACCATGAAGGGCATCGCGATGAAGCTGGGCCAGATGATGTCGGTGCTCGATCTGGACCTGGTACCCGAGAATCACCGCGAACGTTTCCAGAAGCGACTGGCCGTGCTGCGCAATGCGGCTCCTACCGTGGCTTTCGACGGTATGCGGCAGGTGATCGAGGAGGACTTCGGGCAACCGCTGGACGCGGTATTCGCCGAATTCGAACCGGAACCCATCGCCGCGGCCTCGATCGGTCAGGTGTACCTGGGGCGACTGCACGACGGACGTCGGGTCGCGGTGAAGGTGCAGTACCCCGGCATCGACGCGGCGGTGCGCGCGGACCTCAAGAATCTGGCGATGTTCCGGCGCGTGCTGCAATCGGCGATGCCCTGGGTGACGCCGGCCGTACTGGACGAACTGCGCCTCAATATGGAGAGCGAGCTCGACTACCACGCCGAGGCCGATACCCAGCTGCAGATCGCCGAGCTCTACGCCGGACATCCGTTCATCATGGTGCCGCGCTCACTGCCCGAACTCAGCACGACGCGGGTGCTGGTCAGTGAGTACGTGGCGGGCAAGGGATTCGAAGAGATCCGACAGCTGCCCGTGGCCGAGCGCGATCGGATCGGCGAGATCATCTACCGCTTCTATGTCGGTTCGCTGTTCGCCTTCAACGAATTCTGCGGCGATCCGCATCCGGGCAATGTGCTGCTGGCCGATGACGGACGGGTCGGCTTTCTCGACTTCGGCCTGTTCAATCGGATGGACCCCGAACATGTGCGGTTCGAGACGATCTGCCTGCGCGCGGCGGCCGAGGACAGAGCCGAAGACCTGCGGCAGTTGATGATCGAGCGCGGTGTGATCGACTCGCCCGACGAGATCGGGGCCGAGGAATGCCTGGAATACGTACTGGCGGCGTCGGAATGGTGTCTGACCGACGAGGAACTGACCATTACGCCCGAGCTCGCCAGCGGTGCGTTCCTGCTCGCGGTGGATCCGCGGGCCAGCGAGTTCGCCGGGATGAAACAGCAGAATCTGCCACCGGAGCACCTGTTCTCGCGCCGCGCCGACTTCCTCACCTTCGGCATGCTCGGCCAACTCGAGTGCACCGCGAACTGGCACAAGATCGCCCGTGAATGGCTCTACGACGAGCCGCCGGTCACCGAATTGGGTAAGACCCACCGCGAGTGGTTGGTCCAGCGTCCGCCGACGCCGACCAAGAGGCCGCGGACGCGGGCGAAGAAGCCCGCCGCCCGCGGTTCCAGCGCCAAATAA
- a CDS encoding saccharopine dehydrogenase family protein, whose translation MADNREFDLVLFGATGFVGKLTAQYLLSAAPAGARIALAGRSLEKLSRVREELGADAENWGLVVADSTDQAELDALAARTTVVVTTVGPYLRYGLPLVAACAKAGTHYADLTGEPLFIRDAIDRYHEQAVETGAKIVNSCGYDSIPSDLSVYQLYQRSVADNTGELEETTLIASLKGGVSGGTIDSGRAMMEAIAADPSKGSVMSHPYSLSPDKTMEPKLGRQTDQALQRANTIDPSLDGWVSTFVMAAHNTKIVRRTNGLLGWVYGKNFRYREVMSAGKSPAAPLVAAGMAGGIVATMAAGAVLSRVAVGRKLLDRIVPKPGTGPSEQARTSGWFTMKTYARTSSGAKYVATFAGTGDPGYQATAVMLGQAGLCLAFDGAKQPELAGILTPAAAMGDALTDRLRAAGMTIEVERT comes from the coding sequence ATGGCAGACAACCGAGAATTCGACCTAGTGCTGTTCGGCGCAACAGGTTTCGTCGGCAAGCTCACCGCGCAGTACCTGCTTTCGGCGGCGCCCGCCGGGGCGCGCATCGCACTGGCGGGGCGCTCGCTCGAGAAATTGAGCCGGGTTCGCGAGGAGCTCGGTGCGGATGCCGAGAATTGGGGTCTGGTCGTCGCGGATTCGACCGATCAGGCCGAGCTCGACGCACTCGCCGCGCGGACCACGGTCGTGGTGACCACCGTCGGTCCGTACCTGCGCTACGGCCTACCCTTGGTGGCCGCGTGCGCGAAGGCCGGGACCCACTACGCCGACCTCACCGGTGAGCCGCTGTTCATTCGGGACGCCATCGATCGGTACCACGAGCAGGCCGTGGAAACCGGCGCGAAGATCGTGAATTCCTGTGGCTACGACTCGATTCCGTCGGATCTGAGCGTGTACCAGCTGTATCAGCGTTCGGTCGCGGACAACACCGGCGAGCTCGAGGAGACCACGCTGATCGCATCGCTGAAGGGCGGCGTGAGCGGCGGCACCATCGACTCCGGCCGGGCCATGATGGAGGCCATCGCGGCCGATCCGTCCAAGGGTTCGGTGATGAGCCACCCATACTCGCTGAGCCCCGATAAGACGATGGAGCCGAAGCTCGGCCGCCAGACCGACCAGGCGCTGCAGCGCGCCAACACCATCGACCCCAGCCTCGACGGCTGGGTCAGCACCTTCGTGATGGCCGCGCACAACACCAAGATCGTGCGCCGCACCAACGGCCTGCTCGGCTGGGTCTACGGCAAGAACTTCCGCTACCGGGAGGTGATGAGCGCGGGCAAGTCCCCCGCCGCGCCACTGGTGGCCGCCGGCATGGCGGGCGGCATCGTGGCGACGATGGCGGCGGGCGCGGTGCTGTCGCGAGTTGCGGTGGGGCGCAAGCTGCTCGACCGAATCGTGCCGAAGCCCGGCACCGGGCCGAGCGAACAGGCCCGCACCAGTGGGTGGTTCACGATGAAGACCTACGCGCGAACGTCCTCGGGCGCGAAGTACGTTGCGACGTTCGCCGGTACCGGCGATCCCGGATACCAGGCGACGGCCGTGATGCTCGGCCAGGCCGGGCTGTGCCTGGCGTTCGACGGTGCGAAGCAGCCGGAATTGGCAGGCATCCTCACGCCCGCCGCGGCAATGGGCGATGCGCTGACCGATCGGTTGCGGGCGGCAGGCATGACCATCGAGGTCGAGCGCACGTAG
- a CDS encoding class I SAM-dependent methyltransferase, whose protein sequence is MNLARRTMNAPALAAIYEKAWRPTLFYLASGRSTAADRRDARATLRLDGSKKVLDIACGPGNFTRYLSNALSGDGYAIGLDYSEPMLARAITDNAGPRVGYLRGDACTLPFADGTFDAVCCFGALYLIPDPIAATREMIRVLTPGGRIAITTSHRADNPFGRASRVVGSWSGLRVFDNNTFPTLFAEAGLLDIDQQIHRLLQYISATRPTA, encoded by the coding sequence ATGAACCTTGCGCGACGCACCATGAACGCTCCAGCCCTCGCCGCGATCTACGAAAAGGCCTGGCGGCCGACGCTGTTCTACCTGGCCAGCGGTCGCAGCACCGCCGCCGACCGGCGCGACGCCCGCGCCACGCTGCGCTTGGACGGGTCCAAGAAGGTACTCGATATCGCTTGTGGGCCTGGCAATTTCACTCGATACCTCAGCAATGCGCTATCCGGGGACGGCTACGCCATCGGCCTCGACTACTCCGAACCGATGCTCGCCCGCGCCATCACCGACAATGCGGGTCCACGCGTCGGCTACCTCCGCGGCGATGCCTGCACCCTGCCCTTCGCCGACGGCACCTTCGACGCCGTCTGCTGCTTCGGCGCGCTGTACCTGATCCCCGACCCGATCGCCGCCACCCGCGAAATGATCCGAGTCCTCACCCCCGGCGGCCGCATCGCCATCACCACCAGCCACCGCGCCGATAACCCATTCGGCCGCGCGAGCCGAGTCGTAGGCAGCTGGAGCGGACTACGCGTCTTCGACAACAACACCTTCCCAACGCTATTCGCCGAAGCAGGCCTGCTCGATATCGATCAGCAGATCCACCGCCTCCTGCAATACATCAGCGCCACCCGCCCCACCGCATAG